The sequence below is a genomic window from Acidimicrobiales bacterium.
GGCTGGCGAGTCGGTGGGTCGACCTCCGCCTCCGCACCAAGGGTCTGGTCGTCGTGGCGATCCCCGTCACCGCCCTTCTCCTGGTCGGCGGGGTCTTTCTCGCCCTCCAGGTCCAGGCGCAGTCGAACCGGGAGCGCGTGGACGAGAGCTTCGCCATCCGCCGCCAGATCGCCGCGGTCACGACCGACCTCATCAACGCCGAGAGCGGCGCGCGCGGGTTCGCCATCACCCGCCAGGACGAGTTCCTGGAGCCCTACCGGGCCGCCCGTGCCAACGTGGGCCGGGATCTGGCGCGCCTGGAGGCGCTGGTGGCCGGGTTCACGCCCCAGGAGGGGCGGGCCAGGCGGGTCCAGACGCTGGCGGCCGCCGAGTTCGCCGCGCTGAAGCCGCTGGTGGCGGGCGCTGAGGTCTCCGGACCGGCGCTGGCCGACCTGCTGCGCCGCAGCAAGGAGCCCATGGACGCCGTGCGGGCCGAGCTGGCCCGGATGGACGGCACGGCCGGCGCCCGGCTGTCGGCGAGGCTGCGGCGGGAGGATCGCTTCACCACGGTGCTGAGCTGGGTCATGAGCGGTGTCGTGGCCGTCGGCCTTGGCGGCGGCTTCATCGCCGCCAGCCTGTTCGCGACGGGTGTGGCCCGGCGTGTGGAGCAGCTGGAGCGATCGGCCCAGGATCTCGAGCAGGAGCGGCCTCTCGACGACCTGCCGGCCGGGGACGACGAGGTCGGCCGGCTGGGCGTCGCCCTCGGCAGCGCCAGCGCCCTCCTCGCCGAGCGGGCCAGCAGCATCCGAGAGGGTCGCGCCTTTCTTGACCACGTGGTCACGGCCAGCCCGGTCGTGGTCGTCCAGTCGGGGGTCGAGGACCCGATCATCACCTATGTCAGTGCCAACGTGGAGGAGATCCTCGGCTACCGGCCCGACGAGATCGTCGGCCAGCGGAGCTTCTTCTCGGAGCGGTCTCATCCCGACGACCGCGCCGCCCTGCTCGATGCGGCTCGCGAGGCTCGCCCGGAGCACGAGTTCCGGGTCAGGAGCGCCGGCGGCGACCACCGGTGGATGCGCGCCGTGAGCCACATCGAGCAGCACCGTGACGGCGCACCCGAGACGAGGCTCACCTACCTCACCGACGTCACGCCGGCCAGGCAGATCGGGGAGGCGCTGGCGGCCGCCCACGAGGAGGCGCTGACCGCGTCACGGCTCAAGTCGGAGTTCGTGGCGAACATGAGCCACGAGATCCGCACGCCCCTCAACGGCGTCATCGGCATGACCGGTCTGTTGCTCGACACCGAGATGACCCCTGAGCAGCGCCAGTACGCCGAGATGGCTCGGGCGTCCGGTGAGGCGTTGCTCACGGTGATCAACGACATCCTCGACTTCTCCAAGATCGAGGCCGGCCGCATGGATCTCGAGGAGCTCGATTTCGACCTGCGCAGCGTCATCGAAGGGGCGGCCGAGCTGGTGGCCGAGCAGGCTCATGGCAAAGAGCTCGAGCTGGCCGTTCTGGTTCGGCCCGATGTCCCGGTCGACGTGCGCGGGGACCCCGGGCGGGTGCGCCAGATCCTGATCAACCTGATCGGCAACGCCGTGAAGTTCACCGACCAAGGGGAAGTGGTGGTGCGGGTCGGGATCGACGACGCAGACCCGGCGCTCGTGCGCTTCGAGGTCTGCGACACCGGGATTGGGATCGGGCCCGACGAGCAGGCTCGACTCTTCCAGAGCTTCTCCCAGGCCGACTCGTCGACCACGCGGAAGTACGGCGGGACCGGTCTTGGGCTCGCCATCTGCCGGCAGCTGGTCGAGCTCATGGGCGGTCGCATCGGCGTCGACAGCCTGCCGGGAAAGGGATCGACCTTCTGGTTCACGGCTCGCCTCGGACCGGCGTCTGAGCCGGTCGCCGGCCTCCAGGCCGACGCCCCGGGTCTGGACGGCCTGGCCGTGCTGGTGGTCGACGACAACGCCACGAACCGGATGATCCTCGAGCAGACACTTCTGGCGTGGAACCTGCGCCCGGAGATGGCCGAGGGTGGTGAGCCGGCGCTGGCGATGCTGCGGGCGGCCAGTGCCCGCTCGCAGCCCTTCGACCTGTCGATCCTCGACTACCACATGCCCGGGATGGATGGCCTCGAGCTGGCCAGGGCGATACGGGAGGACCCCGCGCTGTCGGCCACCAAGCTCGTGCTGCTCACCTCGTCCGGGCGCTGGAGCCACGCCCAGACCGCCCAGGGCTCCGACATCGACGCCTTCCTGACCAAGCCGATCCGCCAGTCGGCGCTCTACGACGCCCTCGTGACCCTCACCGGCCTCCCCGCGGCCGCCCGCAGCGACATCGTCACCGCAGCGACCGTGGCCGACGTCCGGGGCAAGGCGCGCCCCCACGTCCTGGTGGTCGAGGACAACGCCGTCAACCAGATGGTCGCCGCCGGCATGCTCGAGCGGCTGGGCTACCGGGTCGACGTCGCCGCCGACGGGCGCGAGGCCGTGGAGGCGCTCGAGCGGGTGCCCTACGCCGCCGTGCTGATGGACTGCCAGATGCCGGACATGGACGGCTACGAGGCCACCGCCGAGATCCGCCGGCGTCAGGCCGGAGGCCCGCGGACGCCGATCATCGCCATGACGGCGGGGGCCATGCGCGGCGACGAGGAGCGGGCGCTCGACGCCGGTATGGACGAGTTCGTGACGAAACCGGTGAAGCTGGCCGAGCTCAGCGCCGTCCTCGCCCGCTGGATCGAGGTGACGGGGGGTCGGGCCCCGGTCCCTGGCCCCGCGGCCGGATCACGGTCGGTCCTCGACCAGGAGATTCTGGCCGGGCTGCACGATCTCGAGCGCGGCGGCCGCCCGGGCGCCGTGGACGAGCTGGTGCGCCTCTTCCTGTCCACCGCCCGGGAGCGGTCCGCCGAGCTGCGTGAGGCCGTCGATGCCGACGACCTGCGGGCGGCGGGACGACTGGCCCACAGCCTCCGAGGGAGCAGCGGCAACCTGGCCGCCACCGCCATGGCGGGCATCGCCGGCCAACTGGAGGTGTCGGCCAACGCCGACGACGGCACAGGCGCGGCCAGGGCCCTGGGCCGCCTCGAGGCCGAGCTCGAGCGGGTGGATGCCGCCCTCCGGGCCGAGTTCCCCGGAGCGTCGGAATGACGCCACCGGACCCCGACGTCGAGGCTCGGCAGTGTCGCAGCCGCCGTCAGGCGCCGACGGCCCGCCCCTGGTCCGCCTGGGCGTCGCCGGTGGAGTTGAAGCGGTAGCCGATGCCGCGGGCCGTCTGGATCCAGCCGGGGTTCTCCGGGTCGATCTCTATCTTGCGGCGGAGGCGGCGCACGTGTTCGGTGACGGTGGCGGGGTCCTGCCAGCCTGGCGCCGAGCCCCACACCTGGGCGAGCAGATCGGCACGCGAGAACACCCGGCACGGAGCCGCCGCCAAGCAGGCGAGGAGGTCGAACTCCTTCGGCGTGAGCTCCACGGACATGCCCGACACGAGCACCCGGCGCTCCTCGGCGCGCAGCTCGAGGGTGCGGGCCGGCATGGGGCCGACGTCGGGGACGGCGGCGCCACCGGTTGCGCCGACGGCGCCGGCGGTACCGCACCGGCGGAGCACCGACGCGGCCCGGGCGCCCAATTCGGCGGGGGCGAACGGCTTGACAACGTAGTCGTCGGCGCCCATCTCCAGGCCGAGCACCCGGTCGGACTCGTCGTCGAGGCTCGTCACGAGGATCACCGGTACCGCGGAGTCCTGGCGCAGGCGGGTCAGCACCGCCAGCCCGCTCATGCGAGGCAGGTTCACGTCGAGGAGGACGAGGTCCACGTTCCCGGCCCACACCATCGCCACCGCCGTCTCGCCGTCCTCGGCTTCTGCGACGTCGAACCCGCGACGCTCGAGTGCCACCCGCGCCAGCAGCCGGACGTCGGCCACGTCGTCCACGACGAGCACCCGGGCGGTCGGACGGCTGGGATGTCGTTCCACGCTCGCTTCGCTCCTCACGCCGCCCGTGCGGCTCTTGGGTAGCTTCGGCGGGTTTCGGGGGAAACCGTAGCGATCGTTCCCACGCTCAGCGGGAAGCGGCCCGGCGCGGACGCCGCGATGCCGGGCGGCGGGCCGGAGCCCGTCGCGGCGCCTTGGCCTTCGGGGCGACCCGGCTGTCGACGAAGTCCTCCGTGATGAACACGGCACCGCTGCCGTCGCGGACGACGGCGATCCCCACGGCATCGAAGCGGCCGTTCAGGATGTTCGCCCGGTGGCCGGGGCTGGCCATCAGCCGGAGGTGTGCGACCTCGACCGAGCCGTTCACCGCCACGTTCTCGCCGAGGGCCCGGGCGGCCAGAGCGGCGTGGATCGCCGGCTTGAAGTACGCATCGTTGTGCCAGATGTCTCCCCGCTCGGCCATGGCCTGGCTCTGGCGGGCGGCGATGGCGACGATGGCGGGGCGGGACTCGAGGGCTCCGAGCCCGGCTCTCGCTCGCTCCTGGTTCACCAACGTGAGCAGCGTGGCGGCGGCGTCGGGAACGTCACCGGCACCGACGGCCTCCGCCGGCTGCGCGGCGGTGGCGGGCGCCGGATCCGTAGCGGGTGCGGTGGGGGAGGCCGGCTCGGCCGGGGGTGCGACCGGAGCGGTCACCGCCGGGGCCGGCGGTGGCGAACAGAGGAGGTTCAGCAGGCCGCAGCTGGCCGCGAACGCAGGGGTGACGGTGAGAAGGGACAGCGAGGCCGTGATGGCGGCGGCGGAGGCGAGGCGCTTGAGCATGCCCGAGATGTCGGGATGGACCACCTGTTGGCTTGATCAACGCCCGCCCAACGTGTGGCCAACAACCGTCGGTCGACGACCATGGCCGTGGACGGGGCGGCCGCTCCCGAACGGCGTCCCGCCGAACCGGCGGAGGCGTCGCCGGCCCCGGGCGTCAGCCCCGGGCGTCGGCGGGGCCGGCCGCGGCGACAAAGGCGCCGCCCGCCGCTTTCATGCGCCGCCCGGGCACTGGCGCGCCGGGCTCGGTGAGGGCGACCACGCAGCCGCCGAAACCGGCGCCCGTCAGCCGGGCGCCGTGGACCCCGGGACGCGTGAGCAGGTCGTCGACGATGCCGTCGAGGGCCGGCGTGGAGACCTCGAAGTCGTCACGCAGGCTGGCGTGGCTCTCGGTCATGAGCCGTCCCGCCTCCGCCCCGTTGCCGGCGCGGAGACACTCGGTGAACGCGAGCACCCGCGCGTTCTCGGTCACGACGTGGCGGGCCCGCCGGCGGACCACGGGATCCCCGATGTGGGCCACGGCCTCGACGGAGGCATCACGAAGCGGCCCGATCACGGCCGCAGCCGCCTCGCACTGGCTCCGCCGCTCGGAGTACGCCGAGACCGCCACCGCCCGTCGCTGGCCGGAGTCGACCACCACGACCTCGACCGCCTCGGGGATGGGGACCGGCGTGACGCTGAGGGTCGTGAAGTCCATCAGGAGGCCGTGACCGGCGCGTCCCGATGCCGACGCCAGCTGGTCCATCACCCCTGTGAGCACCCCCCAGGCGCGCTGCTCGGCCCGCTGGCACGCCAGGGCCAGCTCGAGCGGCGTCCCCTCGAATCCCAGCGCCAGCGCGACCGCCACCTCCAGGGCGGCGCTCGACGACAGCCCGGCACCGAGCGGCAGCGTGGTCGACACGGTCCCCGTCCCCCCTTGCTCGGGGCGTACCTCGGCCACAACGCCGGCCACGTAGCGTCCCCAGCCGGCCGCCACCTCGGCGGGGTCTGCGATGTTGATCGGCACGACGATCGGCGTCCGATTGTCCGCCGATCGAAGCTGCACGGCGGCACCGCCCCGTCGCAGGACGACGGTCGTCCCCAGCTCGACCGCCATGGGCAGGGCGAACCCACCGGTGTAGTCGGTGTGGTCGCCGATCAGGTTCACACGGCCGGGGGCGAAGGCATGGACCGTCATGGAGCCGGCGTCAGCCGTGGTCGCCGCAGGGTTCGCATCGGGACGCCATGGGGAGACCCAGTGTCGCGCTCGCGGCCACGCGGCGAGCAGCCGAACCTCCACGGACCGGACGACGAGGGGCTGTCGGGCGACCGCAGTTTCCGGCCGTTGTGGACCGGGTAGGACGGCAGGCGCAATTGAGCAGAGAGCCTGCGTGGAGCGCGATCCGCGGCCCTCGGCCGCCGGCGCTCCAGCTTCCCGATTTCAGGGCAGGGAGATCACCGTGTCCGTTTCCACGAGCAACCAGTCCTCCACCGGCGACGCCGTCGACCTACTTCTGGCCCAGCACCAGGAGGTCAAGCGGCTCTTCACACAGGTCCACGGCGCCGCCGGCGACAGGGCCGAGGCGTTCGAGTGCCTCGTGCGGCTGCTGGCCGTACACGAGACGGCGGAGGAGGAGGTCGTCTATCCGGCGCTGCGCTCGATGGGCGCCGAGGGTGAGCGGGTGGCGGAGGCGCGCAAGGCAGAGGAGGGCAAGGCCAAGACCGACCTGGCCGAACTCGAGAAGATCGGCGTGGACGGCGCCGGGTTCGACGAGAAGCTCGGGGTCTTCCGCGTCGCCGTCCTCCAGCACGCCACCAACGAGGAGCAGGAGGTCTTCCCGTTGCTACGCGCCTCACTCGATCCCGAGAAGCTGACCTCCATGCGCTCGAAGCTCGAGAAGGCGGAACGGATGGCGCCCACCCATCCGCACCCGCACGGCCCCGAGAGTGCCCTTGGCAACCTGATCGTCGGACCCTTCGTCGCCGTCGCCGACCGGGTGCGCGATGCCCTGCGGGGCGGCAAGGGCTGAGACGTCGGCGGATCAGCGCAACACCGGCTCGGCCCCGAGGATTCGAGAGGTCCCGAGCACCCGGTCGGGGTCGGCCTCGGCGCCGCCGCCACACGGAGCGAGCAGGGCCAGTACTGCCGATCGCCCCGGCGCGCGCAGCCCACCGGCCTCGTGCCCGGCCGGCGTCGGACCCTCCGAAGAGGCTCTACGCCTGGCCGGAGCTTGCTCTCGGGCGCTGGCGACGGGCGACGATCTCCTCGGCCACGTCGTGCAGCTTGCGATTCGACCGCTGCGACGCTCGCCGGAGCACGTCGAACGCCTCGTCGGACGAACGGCCCTCGGCCGCCATGATGATGCCCTTGGCCTGGCCGATGATGTCCCTGTTCTCCAGGGCGACCGCCAGCTGTTGCGCCAGGGACTGTGCCCGGCGGAGAGCGACGGCGTTGGTCAGCGTGACCGACGCCTGACGGGCAAAGGCCGCACCCTCGTTCTCGGCGTCGACGAACGCGTCCTCGCCGGACGAGTAGAGGTTCAGCGCGCCCAGCAGCTCACCACCGGCGTGGAGCGGGAACGACAGCGAGCTCAGGATGCCTTGCTCGACCGCCTCCTTGGCGAAGGCGGGCCAGCGATCGTCGCGCCTGAACGAGTCGACCCGCACGACCTGGTTGCTCTCGATGGCACACAGGCAAGGTCCTTCGTGGTTGTCGTACTGCGACTGGTCCACCCGCTTGGCCAGCTCGGCCGAGCAGACGGGCGTGGCGGGGCGACCTCGCTCGATGAGGCTGACGCTGGCCGCATCGCAGCCAGGCAGGGCGGCAGCGGCCAGTGAGGTCACGCTGGCCAGGACGGCGTCGTGGTCCTCCGTGAGCAGCATCTCGGCAAGCCCACGAAGGCCGGCCTGGAGCGGCTGTTCGTCGCTGCTCAGGTCTTCGCGCACGGCGGGCTCTGGTGGATGGATGAGTTCATTCGGCGTGGTTCCTCTCCGGTGGTCGGAAGAGTCACCGGTCCCCGGTCCGAAGGGAGAAACGCGGAACCACAGGTGCCTGTGCCATCAAGCAGTGCGAAAAAGAGCGAGCTTCGGTGCTCGCTGGGATCATAGCGACTCGCCGACCATACTACTCGTCTCGAGGCCGGGACCCCGGCCCGCGGCGACGACGCGCCACAGGGGACTGCCACCGTGCCCTCGCCGTCTCCTTCTCTCCGTCCGCCTCAGACGCCCAAGTCCAGTTGCCGGGCCGGCGGCGCAAGGGACGCCTGACCGCACGACCCGGCCCGATCCGCGCCGCGGGGTGGGGCAACACGTGGTCGGGAGTCGGGTCGAGGGTGCCGTCTGCGGGCCGCCGCCACCAAGCGGCGCACGAGCGAGGTCACGTCGTCCTGCTCCCGACCCGGGAGATAGGCGCGCCGGTAGCGGCGCCGGTAGTCCTCGACCAGCTCCGGCCGTGCCCCGGCCAGCCACGAGAGGAAGTGGTCGCGGACGCCCGGGCGCAGGTGGAGGGGCACGGCCGTGATGGAGACCGCCCTCGCGGCCACACATGCCTCGACGACCTCCGTCAGTTGGTCCCGCCGGTCCGACAGCCCAGGGAGCACGGGGGCGATCAGCACGCCGCACGGGACGCCCGCCGCGTTGAGCTTTGCCACCGCCTCGACGCGGCGCCGCGGGTGCGGGGTCCCCGGCTCGGTGGCCTTCCACACGGCCTCGTCGAGGGTGGCGACGGAGAGGTTGGCGCGCACCGTGGTCCGCTCGGCTGCGGCGCGGAGCAGCGCGATGTCGCGCAGGATCAGCGTCGACTTGGTGAGGATGGAGAACGGGTTCGCCGCCTCGGTCAGTACCTCGATCAGGCCACGGGTGAGGTGGTACCTGGCCTCGCAGCGCTGATAGGGGTCGGTGTTCGTCCCCATCGCTATGGCGTCGCCTCGCCACCGCGGCGCGCGCAGTTCGGCGCGGAGCCGCTCGACGGCGTTCACCTTCACGACGAGCTTCGTGTCGAAGTCGTCTCCGCTGTTCAGTCCCAGGTACGCGTGGGTGGGGCGGGCGAAGCAGTACACGCAGGCGTGGCTGCAGCCCCGGTAGGCGTTGATCGTGAAGCGGAAGGGCATCCGCGAGGCATTGGGCAGCTCGTTGACGATCCGGGAGGCGTTGACGTGCAGGAACTCCATCCCCCGGTACACACCTCTGCCGACGTGTCGCTCGACGAGCTCGTCGTCGGAGAAGAACACGCCCTGTCCCCCTCGGTCGCCCGCCAGCTTCCAGCGCAGCTCGGTCACCGCCGCCCATCCTATCGAACACGCGTTCGGAGTGGGGGAGCCCTGCGGTGCCCGCTATCCGGCCTCGAGGTCGACCGGCGAGTTGGGGTCTCCCACCACGGGTACGGCGGCGCCCGGCGTCGGCGCAGGCGCGGCGGGACCGGCCGGCGCGCCGGCGACGGGCGTCGGCGCAGGCGGCGGCGGTCCTTCGATGATGGCCACCGGCGTTCCCTGGTCGACCTGGTCGAACAGCTCCTCGACGTCCGGCATGGCCATGCGGATGCACCCGTGGGACGCCGAGTGCCCGAGGGACGCGACGTTCGCCGTGCCGTGGATCCGGATCCCCGACACGTCGAGGTTCATGGCGCGCGTGCCCAGCGGGTTGCGTGGCCCGGGGCCGATGCGTGCCGGGAGACTCTTCCCCCAGCCCCCGGGGTCGGGGTTGACCCAGACCGGGTTGCGGCGCTTGAGCACCACCGAGAAGCTGCCCTTCGGGGTCGGGTACCGGGACGACCCGGTAGCGACCGAGTAGGTCTTGACCAGGGTGCCGTGGTCGTAGTGGTAGAGCTTGTTCTCCGCCGTCCGTACCAGGATGACGTCGGTGAACCCGGTGATCTTCGGGGCGAGCGCGGTGATCGGCGCCTCGACGGCGGCCGGGGCCGCCGCTCCGTTCGCCACCCGGCCCGCCAGCTCGAACACCCGGGCCGTGGTGGCCGTCACGTCGAGGGCCCGGCCTTCGGCCGCAGGGACGACGGCGACCATCCCGCTCGACGTGTCGATGCGCGCGTCCACCGGCGCCAGGGCCACCTGGGCGGCGAGGTCGGCGACATGGTGGCGCACCGCGTCGCGGTCGACCTGGAAAAGCACGTCGTACGACCGCGCCACGGGCTTGTCGAGGAGACGGTGCCAGATCCGCCGGGGGAGGCCCATGCGTTCGGCCTCGGTTCGCGCTCTGGCCAGGGTCGCTTCGGCGTCGGAACGCAGGCCCAGCTCCGCCAGGGTGACAGTGGCGTCGCGATCGCCGGCGACGATGCGCAGCGCCGTCTCGCCCACCGGAGGAAGCTCGGCGTCGAGGGCCCGCATGACTGCGGCCACCGGGCGGCCGCCCGCCGCCACGTGGCCGACGGTGACGCCGGGCAGGAACTCGTCGTCATGGGCGGCGTCGTACCAGAGGGCGGCGAGGGCCACGACGCCTGCGACCAGCAGGAGGCCCGCAACGGCGAGGACGGCGCCTCGAAGGGACCTGGTCATCGGCTGCGGAGTCTAAACGCCAGGACCGGCCCGGGCACCCCCCAATTCGGTCGTTCGGTCGCCCGATGTGCTCGCACGCGCAACGGCCCGGCACCCCAGTCGGGCGTGCCGGGCCGTTGCCGTCTGCGTCGGGACCACGCGGGATCGGCAGTCAGAACCCCATGTTCGAGGTGTTCGACCGCCGCCGCCGGGCAGACCACCCGACGTTGGCTGTCTGCGTCACCATGGTCTTGCGCCGCGGCGGACGGGCCCCGAGGAGCTCCTGGCGCAGGGCGAAGGCCTGGCTGCCCATCTCGAGGAGCTGATCGGGATAACCCCGCTCGAGGACGGGGAAGACCGTCTTCTCCTCCTTGTCGACGTGGCGCATCACCGCCTTCTGGAGCTGCGTCATCATCGTGCGGACCGCCGGATCGTCGGGGTCGAGATCCTCGATCTCGGCGATGAGCTCCTTGGCCGCCTCGTGGTCGTCCTCGGAATCGTCTGCCAACGAGCTGTTCAGCTCCCGGAGCGCCGGGTAGACGATCTCCTCTTCGATCGTGGCATGGATCGTGAGTTCGTCACAGACGTCCAGGGCGATGTCGAGGTCCTCGGACGCCTGGTTGGCGCGGAGAAACAGGCGCTTGACCCGGGCATGGTCGTCCCTGAGCACCTTTGTGATGTCGGACATCCGTCGGTTCTCCTCTCAACCGGCCGTCACGGCCGGGTCACGTCTGCCCACCTGGGGGAGACACGTCGTGGTTGCGCTCGCAAATCTACCGCGCCGCAACCCTGCTGAACAGGGCATCTGCCGGATGTGCGCGCGCCGTCATTCGGCGGCGGACTGCCGCCCGATCTCGGCCACCAGGGCATCCCGGACGGCACGAACCGTCGGGCAGACGCCGAAGTGCCGGGGCCCGATGTCGATGGTCACCGTCGTGCCACCGGCGTCGGGAAGGAGCTCGAGGACGCACTGGCACGGTCCGGGGTCGTCGAGGAGAACGGCGAGCAGGTACGGCTCCTCGGCCCGGATGACGTCACCCAGGTTCACGGCGGCGAGGAGCGTCAGCTCGAAGGCGTCCACGGGAAGCACCTCGATCGAGAAGGCGGCGTCCTCGAACTCCTCCGCCGATCCGGAGGCTGTCACGGTCGACCGCCGTCCGGAATCGGGCGACGGCAGGGGTCCCGCCGCCACGAGGGCGTCGAACGCCTGGTTCACCAGGGCCATCCGCCGCCCGGCGTCGGCGCGCGCCGCTCCCGCGGTGAGGTCGGGGTGCAGCTCCTTGGCCAGCCGCCTCCTGGCCCGACGGATGTCGGCGTCGCTCGCGTGGGGCCCGACGCCGAGGACCGCGCGCGGGTCGTCCATCGGTCCATGATGCCGGAGCCGCCGTCCCGAACGGCGTGGGCCGCCGCCCGCGGGCTACGAGTCCGGCGTCGCAGCCCCTCGGTCGATCACCTCGAGCACCGCCGTCTCGGCCCCGGGGTCGAACACGGCGCGGACGGTGTCGCCCAGCTCGGCACCCGCTCGGCGCAGGAATCCGGTCCACCCCCAGGAGTTGCCATGGGTGTCGACCCCCAGGGTGGTCATCTGCGTGCCGTCGGCGTCGAGGCACGGGAAGTGTCGGCCCTCGAGCGACGGGCGCAGCTCGGCGGGCACGTGCACGACGCCGTTGGCCCACACGCTCGGCGTCACGCGCCAGGAGAGCCATGGCTGGCCCTCCGGGGTCCAGCCGTGCACAGGGCCCTCGTCGCTGCGGGTGGGCCGGCGCCTGGCCGCCGTGTGGTCCTCGGGCCCGACCACGGTGCCCCGGGGGGCGAAGAGCCCGGGTCCGACGCGCTCCAGGCACTCGGAGTACGTCGTGTAGAGGTTCACCGAGGTGAGGTTGAGGCCCGCACCGTGGCAGGCGTCGAGGAGGTGGGCCCGGGCCAGGACGCCGCCGGGCGAGGCCCGGAGGATCTCGACCATCCGCTGGTTGAGCGGGCCCACGACGGCGGGATCGATCG
It includes:
- a CDS encoding DnaJ domain-containing protein; the encoded protein is MDDPRAVLGVGPHASDADIRRARRRLAKELHPDLTAGAARADAGRRMALVNQAFDALVAAGPLPSPDSGRRSTVTASGSAEEFEDAAFSIEVLPVDAFELTLLAAVNLGDVIRAEEPYLLAVLLDDPGPCQCVLELLPDAGGTTVTIDIGPRHFGVCPTVRAVRDALVAEIGRQSAAE